One window of Ziziphus jujuba cultivar Dongzao chromosome 5, ASM3175591v1 genomic DNA carries:
- the LOC107416058 gene encoding UDP-rhamnose/UDP-galactose transporter 2 isoform X2, translating into MEQSEKKSGAAVSDVGAWAMNVISSVGIIMANKQLMSSTGYAFSFATTLTGFHFAVTALVGLVSNATGYSASKHVPLWELLWFSVVANMSITGMNLSLMLNSVGFYQTIGSLQKKYSIGSFELLSKTAPIQALSLLIFGPFIDYYLNGKFITNYKMSSGAIFFILLSCSLAVFCNVSQYLCIGRFSAVSFQVLGHMKTVCVLTLGWLLFDSELTFKNIMGMVIAVVGMVIYSWAVEVEKQSNNKTLPHMKNSLTEEEIRLLKEGLDNTTVKDVELGESKG; encoded by the exons atggAACAGAGCGAGAAGAAGTCCGGGGCGGCAGTGTCCGATGTGGGAGCTTGGGCCATGAACGTCATCAGCTCCGTCGGAATTATCATGGCAAACAAACAGCTCATGTCCTCAACCGGTTATGCTTTCAGTTTTg CCACTACTTTAACTGGATTCCACTTCGCTGTAACTGCACTGGTTGGATTGGTGTCCAATGCTACTGGTTATTCTGCATCCAAGCATGTTCCACTTTGGGAGCTTCTATGGTTCTCCGTTGTTGCCAATATGTCTATCACTGGGATGAACTTAAGCCTCATGCTTAACTCCGTTGGCTTCTACCAA ACCATAGGTTCACTGCAGAAGAAGTATTCAATTGGATCATTTGAATTATTGAGCAAGACTGCTCCAATTCAAGCGCTCTCTCTTCTTATTTTTGGTCCATTCATCGATTACTACCTTAATGGCAAATTTATAACAAACTACAAGATGTCTTCTGGCGCCATT TTTTTCATACTTCTTTCATGCTCACTGGCTGTGTTCTGCAATGTGAGTCAGTATCTCTGCATTGGACGTTTCTCAGCTGTTTCCTTCCAGGTTTTAGGTCACATGAAAACTGTATGTGTCCTTACATTGGGGTGGCTGCTCTTTGATTCAGAGCTGACTTTCAAGAACATTATGGGGATGGTCATTGCAGTTGTTGGCATGGTAATTTATAGTTGGGCTGTTGAGGTTGAAAAGCAATCAAATAACAAGACCTTACCCCATATGAAAAACAGCCTAACGGAAGAGGAAATTAGACTTTTGAAGGAGGGGTTGGATAATACAACTGTTAAGGATGTTGAACTTGGTGAGTCTAAAGGATAG
- the LOC107416058 gene encoding UDP-rhamnose/UDP-galactose transporter 1 isoform X1 has protein sequence MEQSEKKSGAAVSDVGAWAMNVISSVGIIMANKQLMSSTGYAFSFATTLTGFHFAVTALVGLVSNATGYSASKHVPLWELLWFSVVANMSITGMNLSLMLNSVGFYQISKLSMIPVVCVMEWILHSKHYSREVKIAVVVVVIGVGVCTVTDVKVNLKGFICACLAVLSTSLQQITIGSLQKKYSIGSFELLSKTAPIQALSLLIFGPFIDYYLNGKFITNYKMSSGAIFFILLSCSLAVFCNVSQYLCIGRFSAVSFQVLGHMKTVCVLTLGWLLFDSELTFKNIMGMVIAVVGMVIYSWAVEVEKQSNNKTLPHMKNSLTEEEIRLLKEGLDNTTVKDVELGESKG, from the exons atggAACAGAGCGAGAAGAAGTCCGGGGCGGCAGTGTCCGATGTGGGAGCTTGGGCCATGAACGTCATCAGCTCCGTCGGAATTATCATGGCAAACAAACAGCTCATGTCCTCAACCGGTTATGCTTTCAGTTTTg CCACTACTTTAACTGGATTCCACTTCGCTGTAACTGCACTGGTTGGATTGGTGTCCAATGCTACTGGTTATTCTGCATCCAAGCATGTTCCACTTTGGGAGCTTCTATGGTTCTCCGTTGTTGCCAATATGTCTATCACTGGGATGAACTTAAGCCTCATGCTTAACTCCGTTGGCTTCTACCAA ATTTCAAAGTTGAGCATGATTCCTGTGGTCTGTGTGATGGAATGGATACTTCACAGTAAGCATTACTCAAGGGAAGTAAAAATTGCTGTTGTCGTTGTGGTTATAGGTGTTGGTGTTTGTACCGTAACTGATGTCAAAGTAAATCTCAAAGGTTTTATATGTGCCTGTTTAGCGGTTTTGTCAACATCCTTGCAGCAAATT ACCATAGGTTCACTGCAGAAGAAGTATTCAATTGGATCATTTGAATTATTGAGCAAGACTGCTCCAATTCAAGCGCTCTCTCTTCTTATTTTTGGTCCATTCATCGATTACTACCTTAATGGCAAATTTATAACAAACTACAAGATGTCTTCTGGCGCCATT TTTTTCATACTTCTTTCATGCTCACTGGCTGTGTTCTGCAATGTGAGTCAGTATCTCTGCATTGGACGTTTCTCAGCTGTTTCCTTCCAGGTTTTAGGTCACATGAAAACTGTATGTGTCCTTACATTGGGGTGGCTGCTCTTTGATTCAGAGCTGACTTTCAAGAACATTATGGGGATGGTCATTGCAGTTGTTGGCATGGTAATTTATAGTTGGGCTGTTGAGGTTGAAAAGCAATCAAATAACAAGACCTTACCCCATATGAAAAACAGCCTAACGGAAGAGGAAATTAGACTTTTGAAGGAGGGGTTGGATAATACAACTGTTAAGGATGTTGAACTTGGTGAGTCTAAAGGATAG